The Lynx canadensis isolate LIC74 chromosome D1, mLynCan4.pri.v2, whole genome shotgun sequence genome has a segment encoding these proteins:
- the LOC115525826 gene encoding olfactory receptor 4A47-like: MASRNNVTHFVLLGLTQDGKEHKVLFIIFLLFYILTVVGNLLIVVTLAVSKTLGSPMYLFLANLSFMDVTYSSCISPRLISDLLFGKNSISFQSCMTQLFTEHLFGGSEVILLLVMAYDRCVAICKPLRYLVVMRQEVCVVLLVGSWVGGFLHSAIQVSTIYSLPFCGPNVIDHFICEMYPLLRLACTDTYVIGLLVVANGGMMCTIVFVLLLISYGVILHSLKNLSPEGRRKALQTCGSHITVVVFFFVPCIFMYVRPAKTFPIDKSLSVLYSHNPYAEPPDLHSEKF, translated from the coding sequence ATGGCATCCAGAAACAATGTAACCCACTTTGTCCTCTTGGGCCTCACACAGGATGGAAAGGAACACAAGGtcctttttattatattcttgcTCTTCTATATTTTGACCGTGGTGGGCAACCTGCTCATTGTGGTGACTCTAGCTGTCAGTAAGACCCTGGGCTCCCCTATGTACTTGTTTCTTGCTAACTTATCCTTTATGGATGTCACTTATTCGTCTTGCATTTCCCCCAGATTGATTTCAGACTTGTTGTTTGGGAAAAACTCCATATCCTTCCAATCTTGTATGACCCAGCTATTTACAGAGCACCTTTTCGGTGGATCAGAGGTCATTCTTCTGCTGGTGATGGCTTATGACCGCTGTGTGGCCATCTGTAAGCCCTTGCGTTATTTGGTTGTCATGAGGCAAGAGGTGTGTGTTGTGCTGCTGGTAGGGTCCTGGGTTGGAGGTTTTCTGCATTCAGCCATTCAAGTTAGCACAATTTATAGTCTCCCATTCTGTGGTCCCAATGTCATTGatcatttcatctgtgaaatgtacCCCTTACTGAGACTTGCCTGTACTGACACATATGTCATTGGCCTGTTAGTGGTGGCCAACGGAGGGATGATGTGCACAATTGTGTTTGTGCTCTTGCTCATCTCTTATGGTGTCATCTTGCACTCTCTAAAGAACCTTAGTCCGGAAGGAAGGCGGAAAGCCCTCCAGACCTGTGGTTCCCACATCACTGTGGTGGTCTTCTTCTTTGTGCCATGTATTTTCATGTACGTGAGACCTGCTAAGACCTTCCCCATTGACAAATCATTGAGTGTTTTATACAGTCATAACCCCTATGCTGAACCCCCTGATCTACACTCTGAGAAATTCTGA